Proteins from a genomic interval of Zingiber officinale cultivar Zhangliang chromosome 2A, Zo_v1.1, whole genome shotgun sequence:
- the LOC122043554 gene encoding formin-1-like, which translates to MVELFYKEDCYPIRLRPLSVGPPLQISHLVLLAEDLPLSDRPPSLVPRLRVHPSLPPLLAPGLRLLFTNVTYASPAFREASQAARRARSANDLLNRDAPSSSRRRARLPSEDSDSDDQPLALRLRRQAPHPVPDSSPSAIPSPSPPVAVASPPSPPIATPTPVPSQAYVLPDPSTVPVKPPLAQPSPSEVQVDPPLVQPSTSQQPPSIEAGPSQRPSSTTSPPEPSLVPPSAPSGSAARPSSSAAGPSQPPSPVCAKSLTINKSFHAVHYQNKMLRDKVVELELQLNNPMQANHALRAEVKDLAKRKNSLEVSLAISDRELKGLKEEKSQVDVVHQQYMDQQTLEHRRAIDQLTQKLRVAETLAQEQGKKLKSQEAQLTSQAAELLTARTELAQARVTAEGISTALAIYKEGENDSCQQSHTLYLRSPEFCTQVGQRFSTSVIFGAARALQQLYE; encoded by the exons ATGGTCGAATTATTTTACAAAGAAGATTGCTACCCCATTCGTCTTCGACCTCTGTCGGTGGGGCCTCCCCTGCAAATCTCCCACCTCGTCCTTCTCGCAGAGGATCTTCCATTGTCCGACCGACCTCCTTCGCTCGTCCCAAGACTGCGCGTCCACCCCAGCCTGCCGCCCTTGTTAGCCCCCGGGCTGCGACTACT ATTCACCAATGTCACCTATGCAAGCCCGGCCTTCAGAGAAGCTTCTCAAGCAGCTCGCCGGGCCCGTTCTGCAAATGACCTCTTGAATCGTGACGCCCCTTCTTCTTCTCGGCGTAGGGCTCGGTTACCATCTGAAGATTCTGACTCGGATGACCAACCTTTGGCTCTAAGGCTTCGCCGCCAAGCCCCTCATCCTGTGCCAGACTCAAGCCCGTCCGCTATCCCTTCTCCTTCACCTCCTGTGGCGGTCGCTTCTCCTCCTTCGCCTCCTATTGCGACCCCGACTCCTGTCCCGAGCCAGGCATATGTTCTGCCTGATCCCTCCACGGTTCCGGTTAAGCCTCCACTCGCTCAACCTTCTCCGTCTGAGGTTCAGGTTGATCCCCCGCTGGTTCAACCCTCCACTTCGCAACAGCCTCCAAGCATTGAAGCTGGCCCCTCACAGCGCCCTTCATCAACTACCTCACCTCCAGAGCCCTCTCTTGTGCCCCCTTCAGCTCCTTCTGGGTCGGCCGCTAGACCTTCTAGCTCAGCTGCTGGGCCTTCCCAGCCACCATCGCCT GTCTGTGCAAAGTCCCTGACCATAAATAAATCCTTCCATGCTGTTCATTATCAAAACAAGATGCTACGAGACAAGGTTGTCGAACTGGAGCTGCAATTAAATAACCCGATGCAAGCTAATCACGCCCTGAGAGCTGAAGTAAAAGATCTAGCCAAAAGGAAGAATAGCCTGGAAGTATCTTTGGCGATATCTGATCGAGAGCTTAAGGGCCTCAAGGAAGAAAAAAGCCAGGTCGATGTCGTGCACCAGCAATACATGGATCAGCAAACTTTAGAGCATCGGCGAGCTATTGATCAATTGACCCAGAAGTTGCGTGTTGCTGAAACTTTAGCACAGGAGCAAGGCAAGAAATTAAAATCCCAGGAAGCCCAATTAACATCTCAAGCAGCAGAACTCTTGACAGCCCGGACTGAACTGGCTCAGGCCCGGGTCACTGCTGAGGGAATATCTACGGCCCTGGCCATCTATAAGGAAGGGGAGAATGACAGCTGTCAACAAAGTCACACTTTGTACCTGCGTTCCCCAGAGTTCTGTACACAAGTAGGGCAGCGCTTCTCCACTTCTGTTATTTTTGGTGCAGCCAGAGCTCTACAACAACTTTATGAATAG